The following proteins are encoded in a genomic region of Primulina huaijiensis isolate GDHJ02 chromosome 3, ASM1229523v2, whole genome shotgun sequence:
- the LOC140973049 gene encoding asparagine synthetase [glutamine-hydrolyzing]-like isoform X1, whose translation MCGILAVLGCSDDCQAKRVRVLELSRRLKHRGPDWSGLYQHGDCYLSHQRLAIVDPASGDQPLFNEDGKIVVTVNGEIYNHEELRKNLPNHKFRTGSDCDVIAHLYEEHGENFVDMLDGMFSFVLLDTRDNSFLAARDAIGITSLYIGWGLDGSVWISSELKGLNDECEHFEVFPPGHLYSSKMGGLRRWYNPPWFSEAIPSTAYEPFELRRAFEKAVIKRLMTDVPFGVLLSGGLDSSLVAAVTARHLEGTKAAKHWGVQLHSFCVGLEGSPDLKAAREVADYLGTVHHEFHFTVQDGIDAIEDVIYHIETYDVTTIRASTPMFLMSRKIKSLGVKMVLSGEGSDEIFGGYLYFHKAPNKDEFHRETCRKIKALHQYDCLRANKATSAWGLEARVPFLDKEFVNVAMSIDPEWKMSQIKPEQKRIEKWILRQAFDDEERPYLPKHILYRQKEQFSDGVGYSWIDGLKAHAEHHVNDKMMLNAAHIFPHNTPVTKEAYYYRMIFDRLFPQNSASLTVPGGASVACSTATAVAWDESWSKNLDPSGRAAIGVHNSPYEKRATTVVANGKLTTKVTEPVARVMETTPGLTIRG comes from the exons ATGTGTGGAATACTAGCAGTTTTGGGTTGTTCCGATGACTGTCAAGCCAAGAGGGTTCGGGTCCTCGAGCTTTCACGCAG ATTGAAGCACAGGGGACCTGATTGGAGTGGACTTTATCAGCATGGGGATTGCTATTTGTCCCACCAAAGGCTAGCGATTGTGGATCCGGCTTCTGGCGACCAACCCCTATTCAACGAAGATGGCAAGATTGTAGTCACG GTAAATGGAGAAATCTACAACCACGAGGAATTGCGCAAGAATTTGCCTAATCACAAGTTCCGAACTGGAAGTGACTGCGATGTTATTGCGCATCTG tATGAAGAGCATGGAGAAAATTTCGTGGATATGCTGGATGGAATGTTCTCATTTGTGTTGCTAGATACTCGTGACAACAGCTTTCTTGCTGCACGTGATGCTATTGGGATCACTTCTTTGTATATCGGCTGGGGACTTGATG GTTCCGTTTGGATATCATCGGAGCTGAAAGGGTTGAATGATGAATGTGAGCATTTTGAAGTTTTCCCTCCAGGGCACTTGTACTCGAGCAAGATGGGTGGTCTTCGAAGATGGTATAATCCTCCATGGTTCTCCGAGGCCATTCCATCGACTGCATATGAACCTTTTGAACTGAGGCGTGCTTTTGAAAAA GCTGTTATTAAAAGGTTAATGACTGATGTTCCATTTGGAGTTCTTTTATCGGGAGGACTTGATTCATCATTAGTTGCTGCTGTTACTGCTCGTCACTTGGAGGGCACGAAAGCTGCGAAACATTGGGGAGTACAGCTTCATTCTTTCTGTGTTGGCCTTGAG GGGTCGCCTGATCTGAAAGCTGCAAGAGAAGTTGCTGATTATTTGGGTACAGTTCACCATGAATTTCATTTCACCGTTCAG GATGGTATCGATGCAATCGAGGATGTGATTTATCATATCGAGACATATGATGTAACTACAATTCGAGCAAGTACTCCCATGTTCCTTATGTCACGTAAGATCAAATCACTTGGAGTAAAAATGGTCTTATCAGGTGAAGGCTCAGATGAGATTTTTGGTGGTTATTTATACTTCCATAAGGCACCTAACAAGGATGAATTCCATCGTGAAACTTGCCGCAAG aTTAAGGCCCTTCACCAATATGATTGTTTGCGAGCAAATAAGGCAACTTCTGCTTGGGGATTAGAGGCACGAGTTCCGTTTTTAGACAAGGAATTTGTGAATGTCGCAATGAGCATCGACCCTGAGTGGAAGATG TCTCAGATCAAACCAGAGCAAAAACGTATTGAGAAGTGGATTTTAAGGCAAGCCTTCGATGATGAAGAGCGGCCATATCTTCCTAAG CATATTCTCTACAGGCAAAAGGAACAATTTAGTGATGGTGTGGGTTATAGTTGGATTGATGGACTCAAAGCTCATGCTGAACACCAT GTCAATGACAAGATGATGCTCAATGCTGCGCATATCTTTCCCCACAATACTCCAGTCACGAAGGAGGCCTACTATTACAGAATGATATTCGACAGACTCTTCCCACAG AACTCAGCCAGCCTCACTGTCCCAGGTGGTGCAAGTGTGGCGTGCAGCACTGCTACGGCTGTGGCATGGGATGAATCTTGGTCGAAAAACCTTGACCCATCAGGCAGGGCTGCCATTGGTGTGCATAATTCGCCCTATGAGAAACGTGCAACCACCGTTGTCGCTAATGGGAAGTTGACGACTAAAGTCACCGAGCCTGTGGCACGAGTGATGGAGACCACACCAGGGCTAACCATTCGGGGCTAG
- the LOC140973048 gene encoding acyl-coenzyme A thioesterase 2, chloroplastic, whose product METNPASPTPIPIFSNFTSPFDYSPKKSESNSSTRKPLSLWPGMYHSPVTSTLWETRSKIFERLLDPPLDAPPQSDLLTKKPSQSRMTILYNFSSDYTLREQYRDPWNEVRIGKLLEDLDALAGTISVKHCSDDDSTTRPLYLVTASVDKMVLKKPIFVDVDLNISGAVIWVGRSSIEIQLDVTQPTTAEDTDSVALTANFIFVARDYKTGKAAPVNRLAPETEQEKLLYEAAEVRSKLRKNKLNGDKKVIENGEVNKFKALLAEGRIFCDMPALADRDCILLRDTRLENSLICQPQQRNIHGRIFGGFLMLRAFELAFSTSYVFAGVMPSFMEVDHVDFLKPVDVGDFLRFKSCVLYTEFQDSDQPLIHVEVVAHVTRPELRTSEVSNRFYFTFTVRPEAKALMNNGHRVRKVVPATEEEAHRIAERMDADVL is encoded by the exons atGGAGACCAATCCCGCTTCCCCAACTCCCATCCCAATCTTTTCCAACTTTACCTCACCATTTGACTACTCTCCCAAGAAAAGTGAATCCAATTCTTCAACAAGGAAGCCCCTTAGTTTGTGGCCTGGAATGTATCACTCACCTGTTACAAGCACCCTTTGGGAAACAAGGTCTAAGATCTTTGAAAGGCTTCTTGATCCTCCGCTTGATGCACCTCCACAGAGCGATTTGCTCACGAAAAAGCCATCACAGAGCAGAATGACTATTCTGTACAATTTCTCTAGCGATTATACGCTGAGAGAACAATACAGGGATCCCTGGAACGAGGTCAGAATTGGAAAGTTGCTCGAAGATCTTGATGCTCTTGCAGGAACCATATCTGTCAAG CACTGTTCAGATGATGATAGCACCACTAGACCGCTCTATCTGGTGACCGCTTCTGTCGACAAAATGGTGCTAAAGAAGCCAATTTTTGTTGATGTTGATCTGAATATATCCGGTGCTGTAATTTGGGTTGGCCGGTCTTCAATTGAGATTCAGCTCGATGTGACTCAGCCCACTACTG CTGAAGACACTGATTCAGTTGCCTTGACCGCGAACTTCATTTTCGTGGCTCGTGATTACAAAACGGGCAAAGCTGCTCCTGTGAATCGACTAGCACCAGAAACAGAGCAAGAGAAGTTGCTCTATGAGGCCGCAGAAGTAAGAAGCAAACTGAGAAAAAATAAGTTAAACGGTGATAAAAAAGTTATTGAAAATGGTGAGGTGAATAAATTCAAAGCATTACTAGCTGAGGGACGCATCTTTTGTGACATGCCAGCCTTGGCAGATAGAGACTGCATTCTTCTTAGAGATACTCGCCTCGAGAACTCTTTAATTTGTCAGCCACAGCAAAGAAACATCCATGGTCGTATATTTGGAGGGTTTCTGATGCTCCGAGCATTCGAATTAGCTTTTTCAACATCCTATGTGTTTGCTGGAGTGATGCCATCCTTTATGGAAGTTGATCATGTTGATTTTTTGAAACCG GTAGATGTCGGGGACTTCTTACGTTTTAAATCATGTGTATTGTACACAGAATTCCAGGATTCGGATCAGCCCCTAATCCACGTAGAAGTTGTCGCTCATGTCACGAGGCCTGAATTAAGGACTAGTGAG GTGTCGAATAGGTTTTACTTCACATTCACCGTTCGTCCAGAGGCAAAGGCGCTGATGAACAACGGTCATAGGGTTCGAAAGGTAGTTCCAGCGACGGAGGAGGAGGCACACAGAATCGCTGAGCGTATGGACGCCGATGTGTTGTAG
- the LOC140973049 gene encoding asparagine synthetase [glutamine-hydrolyzing]-like isoform X2, whose translation MCGILAVLGCSDDCQAKRVRVLELSRRLKHRGPDWSGLYQHGDCYLSHQRLAIVDPASGDQPLFNEDGKIVVTVNGEIYNHEELRKNLPNHKFRTGSDCDVIAHLYEEHGENFVDMLDGMFSFVLLDTRDNSFLAARDAIGITSLYIGWGLDGSVWISSELKGLNDECEHFEVFPPGHLYSSKMGGLRRWYNPPWFSEAIPSTAYEPFELRRAFEKAVIKRLMTDVPFGVLLSGGLDSSLVAAVTARHLEGTKAAKHWGVQLHSFCVGLEGSPDLKAAREVADYLGTVHHEFHFTVQDGIDAIEDVIYHIETYDVTTIRASTPMFLMSRKIKSLGVKMVLSGEGSDEIFGGYLYFHKAPNKDEFHRETCRKIKALHQYDCLRANKATSAWGLEARVPFLDKEFVNVAMSIDPEWKMIKPEQKRIEKWILRQAFDDEERPYLPKHILYRQKEQFSDGVGYSWIDGLKAHAEHHVNDKMMLNAAHIFPHNTPVTKEAYYYRMIFDRLFPQNSASLTVPGGASVACSTATAVAWDESWSKNLDPSGRAAIGVHNSPYEKRATTVVANGKLTTKVTEPVARVMETTPGLTIRG comes from the exons ATGTGTGGAATACTAGCAGTTTTGGGTTGTTCCGATGACTGTCAAGCCAAGAGGGTTCGGGTCCTCGAGCTTTCACGCAG ATTGAAGCACAGGGGACCTGATTGGAGTGGACTTTATCAGCATGGGGATTGCTATTTGTCCCACCAAAGGCTAGCGATTGTGGATCCGGCTTCTGGCGACCAACCCCTATTCAACGAAGATGGCAAGATTGTAGTCACG GTAAATGGAGAAATCTACAACCACGAGGAATTGCGCAAGAATTTGCCTAATCACAAGTTCCGAACTGGAAGTGACTGCGATGTTATTGCGCATCTG tATGAAGAGCATGGAGAAAATTTCGTGGATATGCTGGATGGAATGTTCTCATTTGTGTTGCTAGATACTCGTGACAACAGCTTTCTTGCTGCACGTGATGCTATTGGGATCACTTCTTTGTATATCGGCTGGGGACTTGATG GTTCCGTTTGGATATCATCGGAGCTGAAAGGGTTGAATGATGAATGTGAGCATTTTGAAGTTTTCCCTCCAGGGCACTTGTACTCGAGCAAGATGGGTGGTCTTCGAAGATGGTATAATCCTCCATGGTTCTCCGAGGCCATTCCATCGACTGCATATGAACCTTTTGAACTGAGGCGTGCTTTTGAAAAA GCTGTTATTAAAAGGTTAATGACTGATGTTCCATTTGGAGTTCTTTTATCGGGAGGACTTGATTCATCATTAGTTGCTGCTGTTACTGCTCGTCACTTGGAGGGCACGAAAGCTGCGAAACATTGGGGAGTACAGCTTCATTCTTTCTGTGTTGGCCTTGAG GGGTCGCCTGATCTGAAAGCTGCAAGAGAAGTTGCTGATTATTTGGGTACAGTTCACCATGAATTTCATTTCACCGTTCAG GATGGTATCGATGCAATCGAGGATGTGATTTATCATATCGAGACATATGATGTAACTACAATTCGAGCAAGTACTCCCATGTTCCTTATGTCACGTAAGATCAAATCACTTGGAGTAAAAATGGTCTTATCAGGTGAAGGCTCAGATGAGATTTTTGGTGGTTATTTATACTTCCATAAGGCACCTAACAAGGATGAATTCCATCGTGAAACTTGCCGCAAG aTTAAGGCCCTTCACCAATATGATTGTTTGCGAGCAAATAAGGCAACTTCTGCTTGGGGATTAGAGGCACGAGTTCCGTTTTTAGACAAGGAATTTGTGAATGTCGCAATGAGCATCGACCCTGAGTGGAAGATG ATCAAACCAGAGCAAAAACGTATTGAGAAGTGGATTTTAAGGCAAGCCTTCGATGATGAAGAGCGGCCATATCTTCCTAAG CATATTCTCTACAGGCAAAAGGAACAATTTAGTGATGGTGTGGGTTATAGTTGGATTGATGGACTCAAAGCTCATGCTGAACACCAT GTCAATGACAAGATGATGCTCAATGCTGCGCATATCTTTCCCCACAATACTCCAGTCACGAAGGAGGCCTACTATTACAGAATGATATTCGACAGACTCTTCCCACAG AACTCAGCCAGCCTCACTGTCCCAGGTGGTGCAAGTGTGGCGTGCAGCACTGCTACGGCTGTGGCATGGGATGAATCTTGGTCGAAAAACCTTGACCCATCAGGCAGGGCTGCCATTGGTGTGCATAATTCGCCCTATGAGAAACGTGCAACCACCGTTGTCGCTAATGGGAAGTTGACGACTAAAGTCACCGAGCCTGTGGCACGAGTGATGGAGACCACACCAGGGCTAACCATTCGGGGCTAG